The following are encoded in a window of Halorarum salinum genomic DNA:
- a CDS encoding ZIP family metal transporter: protein MDPQRVRPAETVSVLQQQEAASGDAGIALVLGSAALLAAVHPFAGNLRVLDRVPRSRWLSFASGVSVAYAFVHLLPELEEGVEAVEGSGLFPAALAGRHVYLVALTGFTLFYGLERLVARSRSGAEPFERRCPTAASSGSTWARSPPTTGSPATRSTTRVPRWASSRSPSRSGCTSS, encoded by the coding sequence ATGGATCCCCAACGCGTCCGGCCCGCGGAGACGGTGAGCGTCCTGCAACAGCAAGAGGCGGCGAGCGGCGATGCCGGCATCGCGCTCGTCCTCGGGTCCGCCGCCCTGCTCGCCGCGGTCCACCCGTTCGCCGGAAACCTCCGCGTTCTCGACCGCGTGCCGCGAAGCCGGTGGCTCTCGTTCGCGAGCGGCGTCTCCGTCGCGTACGCGTTCGTTCACCTCCTCCCCGAACTGGAGGAAGGGGTCGAGGCCGTCGAGGGGAGCGGCCTCTTCCCCGCCGCCCTCGCCGGGCGCCACGTCTACCTCGTCGCGCTCACGGGGTTCACGCTGTTTTACGGCCTCGAGCGGCTGGTGGCGCGCTCTCGGAGCGGGGCGGAACCGTTCGAGCGTCGCTGCCCGACGGCGGCGTCTTCTGGGTCCACGTGGGCTCGTTCGCCGCCTACAACGGGCTCGCCGGCTACCCGCTCCACGACCAGGGTTCCCCGGTGGGCCTCCTCTCGTTCACCGTCGCGATCGGGTTGCACTTCGTCGTGA